The genomic interval ATCGAGATTCCGCGACAAGAGCGCCAGCGACTCACCATGAAACAATGCGTCAAAGAGTTGCTCACCGATCGTCTGGGCATCGACCGCTTCGTCTGTGTCGTCAGCGTTCGGCCTCACCAACTCCAAGGCTCGTTGCCCTCGAACGGCTTGCGGCAACCGTGCCAGCATGGCGGACAACGCAGACTCATCGGGCCAAGGAAGAACGAGCGTCGACTGGCATCGCCCCACCGGCGAATCCACCTCGACTGCAAACCCCCGCTCCGCCGACGAAGCAATGCGAACTGAGAAAACGTTGGGATCGGCATCCATGAGACAATCGTGGTGGCAGGGAAGCGTAACAGCCCGACCGGCCGGGCTTGCCTTGGGCTGTTCAATTTGAGGAGTTATAGCATTTTCAGGTTGCGGACGTTCCTGTGTCCCCTCCCGGCGTTTTAGACTGCCGATCTGGTGAGCCGCGTGACGCTAGTACTGCGATTTTGAATTGATCTTGATTGGCAACGATACAAATACCAGCACGAAGCGCAAGCGAGTGAACAAAACGCCGTGAATCAATCGCTTGCGATTCGTGCTGGTATCAACGCTCAACTCGCGATCTTGGCACTAGCCCGGATTATTCATCAGCCGCAGCGTGATAGCGTCCCGCTTGGCATGGTTGTGTTGCCAAACGCTGGGTGGTGCTATAAGCCCTAGCCGCTGGCCGTCAGGCCACGGGTTTTACGCATTGGAATGGACGCTCGATCGGTGCAAGCCCCGGCCGCTCACGCGTCGCGGCTCACGGCGTCTGGTAGCGTCATCTGCTTGGACACGTTGAGGCGAGAGAACCGGACGCTATCGCGTGGCGGCTGATTTGCGCAGACACGTTCTCCCGCGGCGCACACGATCGACACGCTGCGAGATCAAAACAAATCAGTGTTGACTGTCTCACCGGCAACATCATCGTCGTCATCCATGGCGTCGGCAGAAACGATCGACGAGAGCGGCTGCGGAGTCACAGATTCGCTTGAGAGCTGCTCTGCGTTTAACTCAGCCAGTCGGACTTCACGCAGTCGATTGATGATAAACAAAGCGTCCAAGGCGCTGATAGAACCATTGCGATTGGTATCCATTCGTCTCATGGATTCCAGGTCCGTCTGTGACACTTGTTCGCCCTCGGCACCAGTGGCCACGATATCGTTGAGCGTGAGCACACCGTGTTGACCGATGAAATTGACCACCATCAATGCATCGCCCGCAGTCACACTCCCATTACCATCGACGTCCAATGGATCTGTCCCTTCAGACTCCACGATTGTGAGTTCCAAACTACCCAGTCGCACGCGATCGAGATCGATGGCATCGTCGATACCGTGCATAGTGGTTTCCGCGACCGGATTGTCTGCCGGGTCCAATTGCAATTGAACGTCACCGGCAGCCAATGCCCGAGCACCGATCCGCAACAGGGTCTGAACTTCGTTTCCTGGGGGCTGGACTTGATTGCCGATCGCGCCCAACTCGTCCACTTCGGAGTCCGTGATGACAAAGTTAGCGACCCGGCTAAACCCATCCCCGTATTCGACTTGACCGGTCAGTTGCAACAGGTCCGCCGGCACAGCCAGATCAAAGAACGCGGAGAACACACCACCGCCGTTGGGCCGCAGATCGTCTGCTCGAAACTCAAGCCAGAATTCGTCCCCGACGGCGACTTCCGTTACCGGTTGTCCATTGGCGTCCACGGCACGCAGCCCCAATTCGACGAGGAACTCACGAGTGCTGCCAAAGACTTGAATGATGCGGCCATCGATGCTGCCCGCGTAAAGAGCTGAATTGCCGGGCGTGTTGACCAGCATCAGCACGCCTGGTGACAAATCGATGGGATTGTTCGGATCATCCGGCGGAACATAGGGAAGAGGCTCGCCGACAAAACGCTCCAGACTCGTGACCTCGACTTCGTTAACACTGACGCCAAAATCAGAGGCAGCGCGTCGCAGAATGCTATCGATCAAATCCTGGAACAGCGACTCGTCGATCGTGTTGACGGTGACTTCCGCTACCGCTCGCGAACGAGTCAATCCATCGCTGATGACATACTCAAAACGAAGCGATTCCGAGTTGCGAAGCGCGGTAGCCGGGATTCTTACAAATCGTCCCGCTTCGATTTCGGCACCGCGGGGCGCTCCGATCAACTCCACGATCTGAGCGGGTGCAAATCCGCTGCCCAAGTCGTCGTTCGCCGTTACATCCAATTGAACCGAGGGCTGACCACTGAAGTCGATCGTCAACGCGTCGTCGACGGCTTGAATCGCTGGCAACAATTCACCCAATGGAATCGTCGTCGGCTCCGTCAAGTTGCCCCAGTCGTACTCCAGCAAACGATCTTGGTAACGGACCAGCAAGCGTTGAGGATTGGCATCAATCTCGGTGTACGTGTTCGGTAGGGCAACACTGCCCGAGACAACAAACTCACCCGCATCGTTCAATCGACCGACGATCAAGCGAATGCGGCTGGTGTTGACGGCTTCGGCGCCACTGATGAATCCAAAGCGTCCCGCGACGGGATCGATCGGAATCAGTGAACCTGGATAGGAATGAATCTCAGCGGGCAATACCGTGTCGGCAATGATCTCTGCCGATGACAGTTTCACTGTCAGGAATCCCGAACGTAATTCATGGAAGATGTCGTTCGTTGCGTTTGGACGCGTGGGGTCAGACGGTTGACTGGTGCGTCGAACCAATGCACCCACGACGAGTCGATCGGTCCCCCGCCGCAAGGTCTGGTGGGTCGCCTGCCAGCCTTCAGGCAAACTCAACGTTCGGACACGATTCTCACTGGCGATGTCAATGGATTGATCCGTCGAAACAATCGTCAACTCGCGTTGATCAAAATCATGCAACACGACGTAGCCTGGACCAATATCGATCACGGACATCACGCCTGTCGGTTCAGAGGCCTGGACGGAGAACGAATCAAAGACGGAAATCGAGTTCGCCGAGAGATCCAACAAGCTGACTTGAAGCTGCGCACCGATCCCCAAGTACTGCGTCTGTACCATCGTTGCCGTGGTCGCGTCCTCCGAAACGTACAGCGAAGACAACTCGCCCTCGGCTGACTCCCACTGAGCAACTTGCTCGATCGATTGATCGCTAATTCTCATTCGAGTCAACACGACCTTCGTCGGAACAAACTCGACGGGCGGTTCCGACGGAACAAACTCGTCGGGCGGTATCACATTGCCTGCGGCATCGATTCCCAATTCGTAATTCACGATGGGCGGCAGGATCTCTATCTCTGGGTGAACGGTCTCAGCGACGAAGATGTCATCGCCGCGGACTTGGATGTCTCCATAATGGGGAACTTCTACGCTGTCGACCAGTTGCAACCCGTTCTCAGTGATGTCGTAAACGTTCAACGAGCTGGGCGGCATCTCTGGCGGCGGCCAAATTGCCGGAATGAAACCACCACCTTCGCGTTGACGTATAACCACGCGATTGCCCGTCACGTCCAGAGCATTGTAGCTGCCGGGCAGGGTTTGCCGAATGGTCGTGATCTCATCGCCGAGATTGACCGTCGTGACAAGTGTCTCAGTCCCCCAAGGCGGCGCGATCATCGCATCAGTTGGATAAGCAATCGGCAAGTCGACGGGGCTGAAGAGCAAGACTTGATTGCCCACGACCCGCATGTCATGGATCCCACCGGCGACCGAAACGCTACCGATTTGCTCAAGCCCACCGTCGTTCGATCGTGAAAAGACATGCAGCGTGTTGTCGCTCGTATCGACGGCAATCAACCGACCGTCGACCTCTTGAATCAGATCGGCGTGGTAGTACGGCCGGATCAGCGCGATCGCAGATTGATCGATCGGCAGGCCGGCCGCGTTCCATGAAGTGACTTGTCCCGATTGAGCGGCAGCAACGGATGCGGACAAATCGCCAGCGATCACTTGATCACCAGCAGACAGAAGTTCGTTGGGGATTGCGAAGCACTCGGCGGCCAATAGTTGGCGTGTCTCCAACGACTCAAGCAGGTGTTTTCGTTTCTGAATCATCACAAGGGTCCGGCGACGAGAGTACAGCGTTGAGCGAAAAACGGCATCGCTTGCCTGCGGGGAACGATCATCATAAGCCCAACAGGCGGACAGATCGAGAGAATTGGCAGATCGATCGGTTTGGAAGATAACTCGGGGAATTGGTTCCACCCAAAACATCGATTTTTCGACACTTCTCTGGAGAATCGCTCTTTGTGCGAGCGGCATATAAATCTGTACACGCCGTCGTGGACGAGGTGACGAGTCCCTGTCTTCACAACATATTTGCACGAAACGGCTTGCGCGGATTGCTCAAAGTTGGGTGTTGTGCTTTTTGGGTTTGCGCAAGTTTATGCCCCTAGCCGGTGGCCCCAGTGAGCCTCAGGCGCTAGCCGTGGGCCTGAGGCGGATTGTGGTGCCGGCCCACGGCTAGCGCCTGAGGCTCACTTTGATTGTGATGCATGGACTGAAAAAACAATGTCAACGCCAAATTTTGAACAGGCTACTGCATCGTCCGGTCTTGATTTTGGGATTAGCCGTTTTGGCGTTAGCCACGGTTGTGGCACGAAAACCGTGGCTAACGCCAAAACGGCTCATCTACCGAACCCACGTTCTAAGACTGGACGATGCACTACCCTTCATGACACAAAAAAAGCCCGACCGGTGGGTCGGGCTTTTCGCTTATTGATGCGTTGCCGGGATCAATCCAGGTCAGGCTCAGGCGTCCTTCGCGGGAGCAGCAGCCGGAGCTTGTTGCTGTTGCGTCAGGCCGGGACGAACTCGCTTGTTGATGTCGGTTTCCAAGACACCGAAAACGGCTTCGTGACGGGCGATCGACATTTGCAACGCGGCCAACAATCGCTTGGCGGTGAAAAAGTTCACGATGATGCGTTGCTTGACTTCGATCGGATCCTTTGGCACGCCGATCGGTTGAGGATTCAAACCAAAGTCCACGATCAGTTCTTCGGGTGATCCGGTGACGCGGCAGAAATTGGCATACGTTGCCAGCGCGTCATGGTCGTTGACCTGAACTTGAACGGGCTCTTGAGTTTGGGTTTGTGCTTTGGCGGCCGGTGCTGCTGCTGCTGGCTTGTCAGTGTTCTCTGCCATGGATGATTGTCTCCAAAAGACGGTGTGGTTCGGTCAGGCCCGTTAGGAGTGGATTCTCAAAACGATCATGAGCCGGGGGAAACGAAGGAATCGCTAATGACGAAACGCTCGTCATCAGCACCGAGAAACGGTCTCTTGCAACCATCCGCTTGTCGCGACGCTGCGAAGCGTATCGTAACGGCGAACAGAAACATCGAAAACCGATCGTGGATCAATTAGGAAGAAGTGAAAAGTGGATTGAAACAAACGGGAGTTAAGCGACGGGGTTTGCGTAGTCTGGTGAGACTCAATGCACCATCATCGGTGCCAAACATTCCGATCAGAATTCAAAGTTAAAGGTTTGTGCGATAACTCTCCAAAGTCGTTGTCCGAGTGACTTGGGGTCGACATGTATTTTCGCGCTGCCTCGGTATCCAGGTCGAAAGGGCAAGTCCGATTCTTTGATCTCCAATGGCACCAATCCTTGATAGGTCACGCTCCGCGGTTTGACTTGGCCGGTCGTGGGATCGATTTCGGTTTGCAGGTCGCCGCCGGTTTGGCTGGCCATCGAAGTGGACGTTGCCTCCAACGGTTCCATGGAACGTTCCTTGATCGTCCCGCTGAAGGTTTCCAGGCGTCGCGAATCAAGTTTCATGTCGACGGATTGATTGGCACGAACCAGTTGTACATCACCTTGATCGATTGCCAGGACGGCTTTGAAGTTGTCACGTGAACCGATTTCGCAGATCAGGTCCTCTGAAGTCAACATCGCTCCGATATTGTGTTTGTCCAAGGGCGAGCCGTGCCAGGAGGGCAAGCGTCCGTCTCCGGCGTCTTGGTTGGGTCGACGAGGCGGCGGAATGATGAAACCGCTGATGGGCGCTTTGATGGTCAAACGGTCCAATTCGTCTTTGGTCTTGGCTTTCAGCTCAATGGTCGATTTCAGCAGGTCTTCTTGGGTTTGGATCTGGGCGGAAACCGAGCGATCGAATCGCATTTGTTTGCCGAGGTTTTCCAATCGCACGCGAGTGATTCGCTCTTGGCCTTCCAGTTCGGCGAGCTTGAATTCGAGTTCTGGGTTCTTCAGTTGAGCGATCGTGTCGCCGGCGCTGACTTCGGTACCCGGTTGAACGGTCCAAACGATTTGTCCCGGCGAGCCTGCGTAGACGCGACCGGTTTCATTGGGTTCGATTTGGAAAGCACAATCGATGTGGTGGGGCAGCGGGATGTAGCACACGGCCGCGACGGCGGCTGCGAACACGCCGAGCGAGACCAGCAGATTGAAACGTTTCACTTTTGCAAGCCTCCCAGGAGTTCGGCAGAATTTCCAAGTTTGAATGATGGGCTGAGCGACCAAGCCGGCGAAACCGATGACGGCGACCATCCGACCGATGGCTTCCAAGCCGTAGGGCTCCAGAACTTTGATCACGAACCAACAAATCGAGAACACGACGACCCAGCGATAAATGACGCTGGCGATCGTGAACAAGGCAAAGAACAATTTGCCGCGGGTCGGCAAGAACGGGTCGTCTTGCAGTTCCAAGCCCAAGCAAAGTTTCTGAAAGCCACGCTTAAGGACTTCGGTGCTCTTTTGACGGAGGTTGGGGATTTCCAACATGTCCATCAAAATGTAGTAACCGTCGAATCTCAGCAGCGGATTACCATTGACCAGGACGGTGCTGACCACGTTGAGAAACATCATGTTCAGACACAAGTCATTGACCACGGTTCCCGATTCGCTGAACCACCAGACAAAGGTGGCGATGGAAGCGAGGATCATCTCGACGTAGATCCCGCCCGCGCCGATCCACACCCGTTTCCACTTGTTGGGCAACATCCAGGAGTCGGACACGTTGCAGTACAGACAGGGCGTGAACACGAGCAGCATGAAGCCGATCTCGTGACACTCACCCCCGAATTTCTTACAACTCAAACCGTGCCCGAACTCGTGCATGACTTTGACGATCGCCATCGTCGCACCGAGGATCAACCATCGATCGGCGGCAAAGAACTGCTGGAACGACGGCAGACGCGCGTACACGGTCTCGTACTGGCTGCCCAACAGCATCGCCGCAGCGGCGCACAAGCAGCAGAAAAAGATCAATGCGGGGACGGTGAACACCCAACCCAACCAGGGCAGCATGCCGTTGAGAATCTTCTCGGGGTCAAATCCTTTGAACCGCAGGGCAAACACATTGGTGAATTTGCCAAGCAGTTCCTTGTTCGTTTTCTTGCGGCCGCGATGCCGCAACGCTTTGCCTTGACCGGGCGAGTTGCTGATCACCAGACCGCTGCGGTGCAGCATTCCGATGAACTGTTGCAGGTCGCCGAAGGTGATTTTCTGCGGTGCGAATCGCTGCTCGAAACCGTCTTTGATTTGCTGCAGACTGACGTGCCCGTCCAACATGTTCAGAATGAAGTACTCTTCGTCGTGAAAACGATAGTACTGCAATCCGACAGGCTCTTTGACGACCCAATATCCGGTCCCCTGATAACGGTGACGGCTGCCGGTCAGGTCTGGACGCCGGCGCACCGTCAGCGGTCGTGATGAACTGCTGACAAGGGATTCGGCGAGCGTGGTCATGACGGGACGGGGTGATCAGCGTGGAACGGGAGGATGAGAATCGAGAGCGAGGAATGGTCAGCGAGACTAAAAAGCAACGATCAAAAGATTTGACCGCCTGAGGAGCGTTTGGCCGGGATGATGATCATGCGAGCGGTCATGCCTGGCTTGATCACCCAGTCGTTGCCCACACGTTGATTCTCAATACTGGCCCAGATGCGGTATTGGTGATTCATGTCCAACTCGGTGCTGACGTACTCGATCACCGCATCGATCTCAAGTCTACGGTCTTCGCCATCACCGGTACCGGTGGTAATCAGGATCTTGACGGGAGTACCGATCTTGACCGAACCGGCGTAACGCAAAGCGTTTATGTCGCCTTCCACTCTCAACCGGTCCATTTGCACCAGTTCAGCGATGGGACTGCCGGGCTGGACCCACTCGCCCAACTGAGCGATGCGAGTTTCGACGAATGCGTCAAAGTCTGCTTTGATCTCTCGCATCGAAATGTCGCTTTTCGCCAGTTCCGTTTCGAATCGTTTGGCCATATAAACAGCCTTTGCCGTTCTCATCTGCAGTTCGGCCAACTCGATTCGCAAGTCGGCGCGTTGGGCTTCGAGGATTTTCTTTTCGACTTCGAACGACGGCGCGGCACCCTTCTTGCCCAAATCGACGTATGCCTTGGCTTCTTCTTTGGCGATCAGCGCGCTGCTGACCGCGTCCTTGTAGTTGACGTCATTGGCGGCGTTGAGTTCCGCTTCTTTTTCTTCGGCTTGTTTCAATTGCAATTGCAATTGCGACTGCTTGTCATCGACCACCGCCAGCACGTCGCCCTTCTTGACCGTCATGCCTTCTTCGACATTCAACTTAACGAGCTTGCCTTGCGATTCGGCCGGCAGTCTCGTCTTGTTGATGTACTGCACCATGCAGTGCTCGGCTTCGATGCCGACAGGAGTTTCGGTTTCCGGGGGTGCCGGCTGTTGGGCGTGGACGATCATAGCCGTGCAAGCGCATGCCAGGGTGGCCGCAGCGGAAAGCATGACGGCGATGTTGGGAAGTCGGAATCGCATCGTGATGTCTTGGGAATGAAGGAGAAACTGACGGCGGTGAAATTTGAGGACGCGTGAGCAAGAGGGTTGGTGTTAGAAGAAGAACTTGCAGCACCACTCGTAGATTTCGTGGAAGAACACAAAGCCGCTGGGACGTCGGCCACATTTGATCTTGGCGATCACTTTCGAACCCGGTCGCGGATCCATCTTCAGCAACTCTTCCTGCACCGGCTGGGCTTTCATCTCGATCACCGCCCCGTGCTCTTCGTGCGATTCGGCGCGTCGTGAGATCGTGTCCAAATCCAACGACGCGGTCATCGGGTCGTCGCTCGGATTGGTTGCCAAAATGTAGGTCACATCCAAAGCCTTCTTGTCTGGATTCTCATGGATGTATTGGTCCAAGTGACCCTCGCGTTTCTCGGGCAACTCCAGATCCAGGTAGTAGGGTTCGTCCAAGTTAGCTATTTCCAGCAGAACCTGCCCCGTCATGATCGGTCGACTTCGCAGCGTTTGCTCGACATCCCAAGACGTCACGATTCCGTCGATGGGCGACGTGATGGTCAGTTGCTTGTCACGCTCCATCTGCAGCGCCAGTTTTTGATTGATGACCTTCAACTGGGTCAGCAACTCGTTCTCTTCGCCCTGCAAATTCTGAAACGCTTGGCGCTCGCTGGGATCAAACGATCGGTTTCGCAACTGCGCCGAGACCCGACTCAGCTCCGTGTCGGTGGTCTGTCGCTGACCCAGCAAATCGGCGATCTGAATCTCCAAATCTCGATTGCGCAGTCGAACGAGCGTTTGGCCCTTGGTCACTTTGGTGTTGTGAGTCACCAAAACCTCGATGACTTCGCCATCAACAGCCGCGAAAACCTGACGACGCTCGGTCGGTCGCAGCGTGCCTTCGGCCTCGAGGTTGAAATCTTTGGGGATGAAGATCAAACCGAGGGCAACCAATGCGATCAACGCGGCGATGCCGATGGTCTTGGGCAGGGTGCGAGCCCGGAGCACCCAAGTCGCGCGGCCGAGAGCCCGCCAAACGGGCATCAAGAACAGGTTGGTGTGCGAACGTGAGTTGGCGATCGCGCGGGTACCGTGCTCGTAAACGAGGTCACAGCGGGCGCGAAAAATCTCTTTGGGGATGTCCGTTTCGATTTGCTCGATGATCAAAGCGCCGATGACTTCGCCACGGTGAGCGTTGTCGCGATCGATTTCGCCGGCTGCGCCGGTTTCTTCTTCGGTGCCCAGCTTTCTCTGTGGCTCACGCAACGGCAGCACGGCGATGTTTCGACCGTAGGATTGATCGACGTAGTCTTCCAGGGCTTCTTCGATCTGCGGAGGCAAGTCTTCCGTGGTACCGTCGTGCCAAAGTGGCTCGCCGGCTGCGACCACGCGAGTGGCCAAGTTGTTCAGCGCGGAAACGATGTTGGACCGATTTTCGATCGTGTCCTGGCCGCTGATCGCTTGCACCTTGCACTTGCCGCCTTTCTTGATCGCCACGCTGACGCGGTCGCAGCCGATCAGCCGGCGGCCTTCGTTGGCCACGATGTAGGCGGTTTCCTTGAGGTCCAATGACTCGTGGGAGGCGCGTGCGAACGAGTCTGCTTGCTGCCACAGAACTTGACGATCGCCATAGGCACGCAGCTTTTGACTTCGCAGCCATTCGGCCGCCAAACCGCACATCTGCTCCAGGAATCGCAAGTAACCGCGTTGGGTTTCCGGAGCCGTGTCGGGACGCTGAAAGACTTCGATCAATCCGTCTTTCTGGCCGTCGTGGGCGAGAGAGCCAAGCACGAGTAGATATCGAGTCGGGTTTCCTTCGGCATCGCCGTCGGTCGTTCCGCTGTAAGGAGGCACCAGCAAGGACTGGCCCGAATTGGCCACGCGTTGGATCAAACGCTTGTGACGGGTCGCGTCGTCGGAATCGCTCGACAGAATCGATGGCTCCGCGTTGATCTGATACTGCAGCTTCAACTGGCGATCGTCGTCCAGCAACCAAATCGCTCCGCCCGCCGCCGCCAATGCCGTGATCACCCGCGTCAACAACTCGGGATAAAACTCCTCGGCGGTCGCACCGCTTTTGGCGAGGGCCGCGATTTCATTGACCAAGCCACGGATCTGTGCCTTGGTTTCTTCGACGGTTTGTTGGTTGACCGACATGTTGGCGATTTGCTTGCGATAGGGAAGCGTTTGATCGGGTGAATTGGGCGACAGTACTGAAATCCCACACGCGTTTCCATGTTGACCTGCGACAAAGATGCCGATTCGGTCGCGCTGGGGGCGTGGTGTGTCGGTTCTGGCGGATGGTCGGCCCATTTGCGGCGGTGCTGCTATCAAAAGCACCCCGCGGTGAACCAATCCAGATCCCCTCGTCAAACCGCGGATTCGGCCGTTTTCTCGACGCTATTCCGCTTTTTGCCTCCGTGTCGGTGGACAGTTTATACAAATTGTATATACTCGTCCAGAGAGAAATTCACAGGAACTGCATGACCACACCCCCACCTGATGACCGAGCGACCTTTGACGGTCACGCGGGCGCCGACAACCAAGCCCAGGCGAATCATTCGCGGGTGAATCATTCGCAGGCGGTCACTGGTGAGATCGACGCCCGGGCCGCCTTGGGTGGGCTGCAGCAGGAACTCAATCGGCTGCAGCGATCGATTCGGATTGCCATTCAGCAACAATTGGCGTCGATGGCAGGTCAGTCGCTCGGTTCGATCGCCGCCAATCGGGAATTGGTCGAAACGATCCAAGCGATGCTGGAGAACCACGGTCTGCGGGTCCGTTGCAACGAGTGCGGTCACCCGGCGATTCTGCGAGTCTCGGTTCGCCCCGGTTGTGCATCCGGCGTGTTCGTCTTTGATCACACGATCGAAGGTCGCCGAACGTTTCATGGCGGCAAGACGGTGCTGCCGCTGATTCAATTGGTTTCTAAACCGCCGAGAAAGAAACGGGCCCCCAGCGGCAAGAACACCCGCGTCGCGTCGTAGTCACGGGCTGCTATCATTTCGGGCATGAACACTCCTTCACCTGAAAGCCAACCGGCTCCCACCGCTGAACAAGCCGCCCAAATGCTGACCGCTGCGATCGGCCAGATCCAGTACGCACGGGACTACACGCTGCAATTGCTCGACGAGACGCCCACGGAGACTTGGTTCGATATCCCGTCGGGATTGCCGAGCAACATCGCGTGGCAAGTCGGACACCTGACCGTCAGCCAGTACGGACTGCTGCTGTTCCGACTGCGAGGTCGTCAAGACGAAGACCTTGAGTTAATCCCGAGCCGATTTCGCAAGGCCTACTCACGCGGGTCGACGCCATCGAGTGACATCGACAAGCAGCTCAGTGCGAGCGAGCTTCGTGACCGCATGGACCGTGTCCACGCGATTGCGATGAAGACACTTGTGGAGATCAGCGTGGAGACGCTGCTTGAATCCGAAGAGATGCCTTACGCGGTTTATCCCAACAAGCTCGGCGCGATTCTGTTTTGTCCGCTTCACGAACAGATCCACGCCGGCCAAATCGGCTTGATCCGCCGCGCACTGGGCTTGGCACCGGTTCGCTGATCACTTGGGTCGATCGCGAAAAGTTCCGGTAGGCCATGCTTTGCATGACGCCATCCGTTCATCACAACCCAGTCGCACCGGGCCTCACGAAGAGTTTCTCCTGGGAACTAGGCCACCAGGGTTGAAGAGGAGCGATCCGAATTTCGTCATGCACAGCATGACCTACGACTGTACGGTGAGAAAGACGTGCCGCAATTCGTCCAACTGCTGAAACTGGTGGAGACAGACCACTTTTATGCCACGTCACTTTGGCAGCATGAGGACCAACACACGATTCCTGTGATGTTGAGTGATGAGTGTCATTTAATATCGGTAGTCGTCTGTCCCCAGTAGGCAAGGCGGGATTCTGGACGCCGGCACAAAAAGGACTGATGGGTGAAATTCCTATCCCATCAGTTACACTGGTTTGCATCGGTTGATTCGGTCATGATAACTTGGTGAAGGACGATTCTAATGCTGCCGAAAGCTGACGCGACTGACTCGTATCAATCAAGGACTAAAGATCCGGTTGGTAACGACGATTTTTGGCACGACTTGGTCGTCGGTATCAAGAACGGTTCGGTATTGCCGATAACCGGTTGGAATGTCACCACTGTAGGGCCAAATGATGAGCTGGTTGATAGCTGGCTGGCCAAACGATTGATTCAACGTCTGGCACTGGATTCAACCAAGTTCGCGGACGATCCGACCGTCAGTCAAGTTGTGGTTCAACACTTGTTAAACCGAGGTGACCGGGACGAAATTCATTCCCGCATTCATCAGATTCTGATTGAAGAAAAGCCGCAGCCGGGCGAAACGCTTCGACGATTGGTTTCTGTTGCAGGACTTCACCATTTTCTCTCCACCACATTCGACCCGTTGTTGCGACAGGCGATCGATTCAGTCCGCTATGGTGGTGAAACGCGAACACAAGTTTACTCCTACTCGCCAAACGCAAGACTAAAGGATCTTCCTCAGCCGCTCAGTCATCTGCATGGCTCGAGCGTGTTTCACTTGATGGGGCAAGCGACAGAACTCGGAGACTATGCTGTATGGGAAGACGACATCCTGGAGTTCATTTTGGGACTCAATCAGCACATGGACGTGATGCGGAATCTCTCCCGAGCGCTGAAAGATCCCAAGGTGCGATTCTTG from Stieleria varia carries:
- a CDS encoding biotin/lipoyl-binding protein, with the translated sequence MGRPSARTDTPRPQRDRIGIFVAGQHGNACGISVLSPNSPDQTLPYRKQIANMSVNQQTVEETKAQIRGLVNEIAALAKSGATAEEFYPELLTRVITALAAAGGAIWLLDDDRQLKLQYQINAEPSILSSDSDDATRHKRLIQRVANSGQSLLVPPYSGTTDGDAEGNPTRYLLVLGSLAHDGQKDGLIEVFQRPDTAPETQRGYLRFLEQMCGLAAEWLRSQKLRAYGDRQVLWQQADSFARASHESLDLKETAYIVANEGRRLIGCDRVSVAIKKGGKCKVQAISGQDTIENRSNIVSALNNLATRVVAAGEPLWHDGTTEDLPPQIEEALEDYVDQSYGRNIAVLPLREPQRKLGTEEETGAAGEIDRDNAHRGEVIGALIIEQIETDIPKEIFRARCDLVYEHGTRAIANSRSHTNLFLMPVWRALGRATWVLRARTLPKTIGIAALIALVALGLIFIPKDFNLEAEGTLRPTERRQVFAAVDGEVIEVLVTHNTKVTKGQTLVRLRNRDLEIQIADLLGQRQTTDTELSRVSAQLRNRSFDPSERQAFQNLQGEENELLTQLKVINQKLALQMERDKQLTITSPIDGIVTSWDVEQTLRSRPIMTGQVLLEIANLDEPYYLDLELPEKREGHLDQYIHENPDKKALDVTYILATNPSDDPMTASLDLDTISRRAESHEEHGAVIEMKAQPVQEELLKMDPRPGSKVIAKIKCGRRPSGFVFFHEIYEWCCKFFF
- a CDS encoding DinB family protein: MNTPSPESQPAPTAEQAAQMLTAAIGQIQYARDYTLQLLDETPTETWFDIPSGLPSNIAWQVGHLTVSQYGLLLFRLRGRQDEDLELIPSRFRKAYSRGSTPSSDIDKQLSASELRDRMDRVHAIAMKTLVEISVETLLESEEMPYAVYPNKLGAILFCPLHEQIHAGQIGLIRRALGLAPVR